In Strigops habroptila isolate Jane chromosome 4, bStrHab1.2.pri, whole genome shotgun sequence, a single genomic region encodes these proteins:
- the ATP6V0C gene encoding V-type proton ATPase 16 kDa proteolipid subunit, with protein MSSTPEYASFFGVMGASAAMVFSALGAAYGTAKSGTGIAAMSVMRPELIMKSIIPVVMAGIIAIYGLVVAVLIANALSSSITLFKSFLQLGAGLSVGLSGLAAGFAIGIVGDAGVRGTAQQPRLFVGMILILIFAEVLGLYGLIVALILSTK; from the exons ATGTCGTCCACCCCCGAGTACGCCTCCTTCTTCGGCGTGATGGGCGCCTCGGCCGCCATGGTCTTCAGCG ccttgGGAGCTGCATATGGGACAGCAAAGAGCGGCACAGGTATTGCAGCCATGTCTGTCATGAGGCCTGAGCTCATCATGAAGTCCATCATCCCTGTAGTCATGGCGGGTATTATAGCGATCTATGGCCTCGTCGTGGCCGTGCTTATCGCCAACGCGCTCTCATCTTCCATCACATTATTCAA GAGCTTTCTTCAGCTGGGTGCTGGCTTGAGTGTGGGCCTCAGCGGCCTGGCTGCTGGCTTTGCCATCGGCATTGTGGGTGACGCAGGCGTCCGGGGGACAGCACAGCAGCCCAGGTTATTTGTGGGCATGATCCTCATCCTGATCTTCGCTGAAGTCTTGGGGCTCTACGGCCTCATTGTTGCCCTTATCCTCTCCACAAAGTAA